The genomic segment TCTACAAGGGGACGCACCCCTACGCGCAGTTCCCGCAGGTCCAGGGGCACGAGTTCTGCGGCACGGTCCGTGCGCTCGGGCCCGGTTGCGAGGGCACGCACGCGGTCGGCACGCGGGTGGCCGTCGAGCCGCTGCTGCCCTGCGGGCACTGCTACCCGTGCTCGGTCGGGCGCGGCAACTGCTGCATGGAGCTGCGCATCCTGGGCGTGCACACGCCGGGCGGGCTGCAGGACGAGCTCGTCGTGCCCGAGCGGCTCCTGCACGACGCCGACGGCCTCGACGCGCCGGCGGCGGCGTTCGCCGAGCCGATGAGCATTGCGCTGCAGGGCCTGGTCCGTGCGCAGGTCGTCGAGGGCGACACGGTCCTCGTGCTCGGCGCCGGCCCGATCGGCCAGGCGGCGATCATCGCCGCCCGGGCGCTGGGGGCGCGGGCCGCGGCCTCCGACCTCGTGCCCGAGCGCCTGGAGCGCGCGACTGCCGTCGGCGCCGAGCTCGTCTTCGACGCGGCCGGCGACGTGCCCGACGCGCTGGGGGAGTGGACGCACGGGGTGGGCCCCACGGTCGTCGTGGACGCCACGGGCGCGCCGGTGGCGATCCGCCGGGCGGTCGACCTGGTGTCCTTCGCCGGGCGCGTCGTCGTCATCGGCCTCTCCTCCCAGGAGGTGTCCCTGCCCATCGTCCCCTTCACGCGCAAGGAGATCTCCATCCTGGGCTCGCGCAACAGCGTCGGGATCTTCGGCGACGCCGTGCGGATCGTGCGCGACCACCCCGACGAGGTGGCGCGGCTCATCACCCACGAGATCGCCCTCGAGGACGTGCCCGAGACGATCGAGCTGGCGATGGCCCACCCCGAGATCGTCGAGAAGGCGATCGTCCGGATGGCGGCGTGAGGGCGCGGCGATGAGCGCCGGCGCGGGCGTGCAGGCCCTGCACCACGTGGGCATCTCCGTGGCGTCGATCGACGAGGCCGTGCGCTTCTGGGAGGGCTTCCTCGGGGCGCCGCCGCGCTACCGCGGCACGCTGGACCGGCCCTACCTCGCCCAGGTGACCGGCTACCCCGGGATCGTGATCGAGGCGGCGATCTTCGACCTGCCCGGTGGCGGGATGATCGAGCTTCTGGAGTACCAGGACGGCGACCTGCAGCCGCAGTCCGAGGAGTCCTCGCACCCCGGCCATCTCCACATCTCGCTGCGGGTGGCCGACGGCGAGGCGGCGTGGCGGCGGGCCGTCGAGCTCGGCGCGCGACCGCGCAGCCCCGACGGCCCCGTCCGCTCCGACGGCGGGCCCAACGCCGGCGCGATCAGCGCGTACCTGCGCATCCACGACGGCGTCACGCTCGAGCTCAAGCAGCCCGCCGCGCCCCCGTCCCCCTAGTCGCCCGCGGCCTTCAGCGCGGCCTCCGCGACGGCCTTGCCAACGCGACGCTGGCGACGTCGGGCGAGCGCAGGTGGATGCCCTCCCACACGCGGGCGTCGACTTCTCCTGCGTCGGCTGGATGAGGAACGGCTTGGCGCGCGCCGCCAGCAGCGCCGCGGCGGCCGTGCGGCCCGTGGCCTTGCCGGTGGCCTTGGGCCGGCTGGTGGGCAGCCGGCCCAGCCTGCGGCGCCGGGCGTCGTCGGCCAGCGATGTGGCCTGGTGGAGACGGAAGGATTACGAGGGCAGCGCCTCGGCGGCGACCTCGCCGGGGTCGAGTGCGGTGCGCGGCGCCCGGGCCGCCCCGCCCGTGCGCAGCACGATCACGGCGCCCAGCACCAGCGCGCCGCCGACCAGCTGCGCGCCGCCCAGGCGCTCGGAGAACACCAGCGAGGCGAGCACGACCGTCACCACGGGCTCGACCGTGGAGAGGATCGACGCCGCCGTCGGGCCGACCCGGCGCAGGCCCGCGAAGAAGAGCGCGATCGCCGCGACGGTGGAGACGACGGCCAGGCAGGCCAGCCATCCCCAGCCGGCGGCCGTGACCGCCCCGGGGCGCAGCTGCCCGGTGACGGCCGACCCGATCGTCAGCGACGCCGCGGCGCCCGTGCAGACCAGGGCGCTCAGCGTGAGGGCGGGCAGGCGCCCGGCGACGCCGTCGCTGACCAGGATGTAGGCGCTGTAGACGAACGCCGCGCCGAGGCTGAGCGCGACTCCGACGGCCTCCAGGGCGCCCGTCCCGGCGCCGGCGAGCACGAGCGCCAGCCCGGCGGACACGAGCACGAGCGCGGCGACGCGCCGCGGGTCCAGGCGCTCGCGGCCGAGGGCCACCGACGCGACGGTGACGATCGCCGGGAACGTGTAGAGCAGCAGCGACAGCAGCGAGGCGTCGATGCGCTGCAGCGCCAGGACGTAGCACCCGCTCTGCAGCGCGTAGCCGCAGGCGCCGAGGCCGAAGGCGATCGCGACGTCACGCCGTCCCAGCGTGCGCAGCGCCGGCAGGGCCCGCGCACGAGCAGCACGCACCACAGGATCGCGGCGGCGAGGACGAACCGCGCGCTGAGCAGCGTCCCGGCGGTCGCGCCGTCGCCCAGCGCGAGCTTGCCGAAGATCGCCATCGCGCCGAACGCGGCGGCCGAGCCGAGGCAGAGGAGCGGGCCGCCGGGGGACATGGCCGGTCACCCTCCTCCTTCGAAGCATCAGGATCCATTCGGATTCCTGGCGTCTATTCGGTAGCGTCGCTGAACGATGCTCGACCTTCGCCGGCTGCGCCTCCTGCGCGAGCTCCACGAGCGCGGCACGATCGCCGCGGTCGCCGACGCCCTGCAGTTCACGCCCTCGGCCGTCT from the Baekduia soli genome contains:
- a CDS encoding zinc-binding dehydrogenase, whose amino-acid sequence is MRALVTSAPRTMELREVDAVAEPGPGEVLLGIDAVGICGSDFGLYKGTHPYAQFPQVQGHEFCGTVRALGPGCEGTHAVGTRVAVEPLLPCGHCYPCSVGRGNCCMELRILGVHTPGGLQDELVVPERLLHDADGLDAPAAAFAEPMSIALQGLVRAQVVEGDTVLVLGAGPIGQAAIIAARALGARAAASDLVPERLERATAVGAELVFDAAGDVPDALGEWTHGVGPTVVVDATGAPVAIRRAVDLVSFAGRVVVIGLSSQEVSLPIVPFTRKEISILGSRNSVGIFGDAVRIVRDHPDEVARLITHEIALEDVPETIELAMAHPEIVEKAIVRMAA
- a CDS encoding VOC family protein encodes the protein MSAGAGVQALHHVGISVASIDEAVRFWEGFLGAPPRYRGTLDRPYLAQVTGYPGIVIEAAIFDLPGGGMIELLEYQDGDLQPQSEESSHPGHLHISLRVADGEAAWRRAVELGARPRSPDGPVRSDGGPNAGAISAYLRIHDGVTLELKQPAAPPSP
- a CDS encoding DMT family transporter; translation: MRAARARALPALRTLGRRDVAIAFGLGACGYALQSGCYVLALQRIDASLLSLLLYTFPAIVTVASVALGRERLDPRRVAALVLVSAGLALVLAGAGTGALEAVGVALSLGAAFVYSAYILVSDGVAGRLPALTLSALVCTGAAASLTIGSAVTGQLRPGAVTAAGWGWLACLAVVSTVAAIALFFAGLRRVGPTAASILSTVEPVVTVVLASLVFSERLGGAQLVGGALVLGAVIVLRTGGAARAPRTALDPGEVAAEALPS